One part of the Phragmites australis chromosome 3, lpPhrAust1.1, whole genome shotgun sequence genome encodes these proteins:
- the LOC133910634 gene encoding pyruvate, phosphate dikinase 2-like, translated as MLELYSMFDYIIDQWYRLSEWSPVSSLSSPATYRQLHLAVLAVFESWDSARAKKYRSINRITGLRGTAVNVQCMVFGNMGDTSGTGVLFTRNPSTGEKKLYGEFLVNAQGEDVVAGIRTPQDLDAMKECMPEPYAELVENCKILERHYKEMMDIEFTVQENRLWMLQCRTGKRAGKGAVKIAVDMVNEGMIDHRLAIKMVEPRHLDQLLHPQFENPSSYEDKVIAMGLPASPGAAVGQIVFTADDAETWHAQGRSVVLVRTETSAEDVGGMYAAAGILTARGGMTSHAAVVARGWGKCCVAGCSSIHVNDAEKVLVVGDKVLCEGDWLSLNGSTGEVILGKLPLSPPVLCGDLGTFMSWVDEVKQLKVMVNADTPADALTGRNNGAEGIGLCRTEHMSVYD; from the exons ATGCTGGAACTTTACTCTATGTTCGACTACATTATCGACCAATGGTATAG GTTATCAGAATggtcgccggtgagctcactAAGTTCCCCAGCCACATATAGGCAGTTGCATTTGGCAGTCTTGGCTGTCTTTGAATCATGGGATAGCGCTAGGGCAAAAAAGTACAGAAGCATAAACCGGATTACCGGATTGAGGGGCACCGCTGTGAATGTTCAGTGTATGGTGTTTGGCAACATGGGCGACACATCGGGCACCGGTGTCCTCTTTACAAGGAACCCAAGTACTGGAGAGAAAAAACTTTATGGCGAGTTCCTTGTCAATGCTCAG GGTGAGGATGTGGTTGCTGGAATTAGaactccacaagatcttgatgCCATGAAGGAGTGCATGCCAGAGCCTTATGCAGAACTTGTTGAGAACTGCAAAATCTTGGAAAGACATTACAAAGAAATGATG GACATTGAGTTCACTGTTCAAGAAAACAGACTTTGGATGCTTCAGTGCAGAACCGGGAAACGCGCCGGCAAAGGTGCAGTAAAGATTGCGGTAGACATGGTCAATGAGGGCATGATTGACCATCGTTTGGCAATTAAGATGGTGGAACCACGACACTTGGACCAGCTTCTTCATCCACAG TTTGAGAACCCATCATCGTATGAAGACAAAGTCATCGCAATGGGCTTACCTGCATCACCAGGAGCTGCTGTAGGTCAGATTGTCTTCACAGCTGATGATGCTGAAACTTGGCATGCACAAGGAAGATCTGTCGTTCTG GTGAGGACTGAGACAAGCGCAGAGGATGTTGGTGGCATGTATGCAGCCGCTGGAATTCTCACAGCCAGAGGTGGTATGACTTCTCATGCAGCAGTTGTAGCCCGCGGCTGGGGAAAATGTTGTGTGGCAGGATGCTCAAGTATCCATGTAAATGATGCTGAGAAG GTGTTAGTGGTTGGGGACAAGGTGCTTTGTGAAGGCGATTGGTTGTCACTGAACGGATCAACTGGTGAAGTTATTTTAGGGAAGCTGCCTCTATCCCCGCCTGTACTTTGTGGTGATTTAGGAACATTTATGTCTTGGGTGGATGAAGTTAAACAACTTAAG GTTATGGTTAATGCCGACACTCCTGCAGATGCACTGACTGGAAGAAACAATGGTGCCGAAGGGATTGGATTGTGCAGAACTGAGCACATG TCTGTATATGATTAA
- the LOC133910635 gene encoding protein ANTAGONIST OF LIKE HETEROCHROMATIN PROTEIN 1-like gives MGNLGLIPLQKMIAAIRQLAYGVSSDAVDEYVGIGASTAMLALRKFVQAIVEVFGDEYLRAPNEADTARLLAEGERRGFPGMLGSIDCMHWVWKNYPKVWHGTYTGYTRKPSIVLEAVASYDLWIWHAFFGMPGSLNDINILHRSNLFTRLTDGTAPTVSYSINGNRYDMRYYLGDGIYPEWAAIVKAIPTPRGNKSIHFSAMQAAVRKDVEHAFSVLQARFAIVRGPARVWDQSTLHNIMTACVIMHNMIIEDERGSASTVQVFDYRGEQTQVHQSADEGMLHYV, from the coding sequence ATGGGGAATCTCGGCCTTATCCCGTTGCAAAAAATGATAGCGGCCATCCGGCAACTAGCATACGGTGTCAGTTCCGATGCAGTTGACGAGTACGTGGGGATAGGGGCGAGCACGGCGATGCTGGCATTGCGGAAATTTGTGCAAGCTATTGTCGAGGTGTTCGGAGATGAATATCTACGTGCTCCCAATGAAGCTGACACCGCGCGCCTCCTGGCAGAAGGCGAGCGGCGTGGGTTCCCCGGGATGCTGGGGAGCAttgattgcatgcattgggtaTGGAAGAACTATCCCAAAGTATGGCATGGCACGTACACAGGCTATACTCGCAAGCCTTCTATAGTTTTGGAGGCGGTTGCGTCATATGACttatggatttggcatgcttttTTTGGGATGCCTGGGAGTCTTAACGATATAAATATTTTGCACCGCTCTAACTTATTTACCAGGCTTACCGATGGGACTGCCCCAACCGTGTCGTACAGTATCAATGGTAACAGGTACGACATGAGATACTACCTCGGCGACGGCATATACCCCGAATGGGCGGCCATAGTGAAGGCAATTCCTACACCAAGAGGCAACAAGAGCATCCATTTCTCCGCCATGCAAGCAGCTGTCCGCAAGGATGTGGAACATGCATTTAGTGTCTTGCAAGCTAGGTTTGCTATTGTGCGCGGACCAGCTAGAGTATGGGATCAGTCCACATTGCACAATATCATGACCGCCTGTGTCattatgcacaacatgataattgagGACGAGCGCGGTAGCGCATCCACGGTGCAGGTGTTCGACTATAGGGGGGAACAAACTCAAGTCCATCAAAGTGCTGATGAAGGCATGCTGCATTATGTCTAA